Proteins co-encoded in one Selenomonadales bacterium genomic window:
- a CDS encoding N-acetylmuramoyl-L-alanine amidase: MRRWLFGWVFGLGIFCLMWQGGVPMMWAMDDAPLAGKRIAVDAGHGGIDSGAEYHAQAEKDINLVLAKRIGDKLISAGAEVVYTRTDDVDYYTRGKGGKRADLKKRVAIIEEARPDVFVSVHCNASTVKTYQGAQVFYHPKNENSRGLAEMMQKRMTDFPEGNHRQAQANTHVLLLSSLSMPGVLLEAGYLSNGEEAQLLCDESYQNRLAEAILATFMEYFTEKSE, encoded by the coding sequence GTGAGAAGGTGGCTGTTTGGCTGGGTGTTCGGGCTGGGGATATTCTGTTTGATGTGGCAGGGCGGTGTGCCTATGATGTGGGCGATGGATGATGCGCCGCTTGCAGGAAAAAGAATAGCTGTTGATGCGGGGCATGGCGGTATCGACAGCGGGGCAGAGTATCATGCGCAGGCGGAGAAGGATATCAATCTGGTATTGGCAAAACGGATCGGTGATAAGCTGATATCGGCAGGGGCAGAGGTCGTCTATACTAGAACGGATGATGTCGACTACTATACACGCGGAAAAGGCGGAAAACGCGCCGATCTTAAAAAGCGAGTCGCCATCATTGAAGAAGCGCGCCCTGATGTATTTGTCAGCGTCCATTGCAATGCTTCGACGGTGAAGACGTATCAAGGTGCACAAGTCTTCTACCATCCGAAAAATGAGAATAGCAGGGGATTGGCAGAGATGATGCAAAAACGAATGACAGATTTCCCGGAGGGCAATCACAGACAGGCACAGGCGAATACACATGTCCTCCTCCTGTCGTCATTGTCTATGCCGGGTGTACTTTTGGAGGCGGGCTACTTATCAAACGGAGAAGAAGCACAGCTTTTGTGCGATGAATCGTACCA
- a CDS encoding transglycosylase domain-containing protein: MFSFITRIFTFLIFLVVLFVGCFFFMDGGSILNRYIPDSYRTTAEVRALPFSPENLPDLDSDAWTRAYRFIALKDAVNSRTPQLGYTKIDDIAHNMQYAIIASEDKRFYDHPGFDVEGMMRATLVNIQYGKIQEGASTITQQTVKNLFLTADRTASRKMEEILLALNMESRYEKAEILEIYLNTIYFGDGYYGINQASHGYFGCAPSRLSLAQSAMLAGIVPAPSIYSPRVDFAAAKKRQALALNAMVKNGYITEAEAQNAKAAPIRLVEK; the protein is encoded by the coding sequence ATGTTTTCCTTTATAACACGTATCTTCACATTTCTTATATTCCTTGTCGTTTTGTTCGTCGGATGCTTCTTTTTCATGGACGGCGGTTCGATACTCAACCGCTACATTCCCGACTCGTACCGCACGACAGCAGAAGTCCGCGCACTTCCGTTCTCACCCGAGAACCTGCCCGACCTCGATTCGGACGCATGGACACGCGCATATCGCTTCATCGCGCTCAAAGATGCTGTCAACAGTCGCACCCCACAGCTCGGTTACACAAAGATAGACGACATCGCACACAATATGCAATATGCCATCATCGCCTCGGAGGACAAACGTTTCTACGACCACCCGGGCTTCGACGTCGAAGGCATGATGCGTGCCACCCTCGTCAACATCCAATACGGCAAGATACAAGAAGGTGCCAGCACCATCACACAACAAACAGTCAAAAACCTCTTTTTGACAGCCGACCGTACGGCATCGCGCAAAATGGAAGAAATACTCCTTGCCCTCAACATGGAATCCCGCTACGAAAAAGCAGAGATCCTCGAGATCTACCTTAACACCATCTATTTCGGCGACGGTTACTACGGCATCAACCAAGCCTCGCACGGCTACTTCGGTTGTGCTCCCTCCCGCCTCTCGCTCGCTCAATCGGCTATGCTCGCAGGCATCGTCCCCGCACCGAGCATCTACTCTCCGCGTGTAGACTTCGCCGCCGCCAAAAAACGACAAGCACTCGCACTTAACGCCATGGTCAAAAACGGTTACATCACCGAAGCAGAAGCACAAAACGCCAAAGCCGCTCCTATCCGTCTTGTTGAAAAATAA